From the Streptomyces sp. NBC_01216 genome, the window GCGCCCCGCTCCGCCTCCTCGGCCGCCTCCCGCCACCAGTCGGCCGCCTCGTCCCGGCGCAGCGGCGCGAGGAACCCCAGGGAGGCTCCCCCCTCTACGGCGTCGACGAGCAGTCCGGCGAGTCCCTCGGAGGCGTGCGCGCGGATGCGCGCGGCGTCGATCCGCTCGATGCGCGTCGGCCCGTCCAGCGGGGTCGCCCCCGGTCCGCGCAACGTCTTCTCCAGACAGAGCAGGCCGGGGCGGTCGTCCCAGGACGGCACCGTCTCGAAACCGAGGCCGCGGTACAGCGCGATGGCCCGCCCCCGCCAGAGCCAGACCGAGAGCCGGACCGTGAGCGTCCCGTCCTCGGCGGCACGGCGCAGGGCCCCGTCCATCAGCGCCGCCGCCACGCCCGTGCGACGGGCCGCCGTCTTAACCCAGAGCCGCTTGACCTCCCGGGCTCCGTCCGAGCCCGGCGCGGTCAGCACGACCATGCCGACGGCGCTGTCGGTACCGTCGACGGCCAGCAGCACGGTGGCGGAGGCGAAGGAGGCCGCCGGGTCGAGCACCTCGGCCCGGTAGGCCGCCGG encodes:
- a CDS encoding GNAT family N-acetyltransferase encodes the protein MNALFAVRPVPLDDPRIPALLTAYHLRTEAEKGVPVGSPAALPAAYRAEVLDPAASFASATVLLAVDGTDSAVGMVVLTAPGSDGAREVKRLWVKTAARRTGVAAALMDGALRRAAEDGTLTVRLSVWLWRGRAIALYRGLGFETVPSWDDRPGLLCLEKTLRGPGATPLDGPTRIERIDAARIRAHASEGLAGLLVDAVEGGASLGFLAPLRRDEAADWWREAAEEAERGARTVWTAQGPDEAVLGAVTLIHGDKPNGRHRGEVARLIVHRSARGQGLGGRLLAAAERHAAVQGMTLLVLDTQSDSPAEHLYRSAGWTAAGVIPDFAADPSGTLRPTTLYYKRLGRSGTQEPPPA